In Akkermansiaceae bacterium, the following are encoded in one genomic region:
- a CDS encoding glycoside hydrolase family 97 catalytic domain-containing protein — protein MNKIITILACISSVMPLVAAPMVVQSPDGQLSVSIEEKSGALSYAVKKGEDLLVSPSSIEIFKGAGMSVLKHGVRENDSTWSPTWGQFSKIRDHYRELSISLMAGKTPVTLLCRVHNTGIGLRFVMSGESKGEKMAFSMGYQLADRGMQHYCAAGESGVSGPIKLTGRKGFKVPLVSDGKKGGVLALLESDLYSAAGFESMGVNPGAKGQVMTSSRPVTSVGAGHLTPWRVILVGNTHADLMVNTVALSLAAPCALEDASWVKPGKGIWDWRIHGYDNGDFKYDIDTRSYLRQIDFCAEQGMEYLTIDDHWYNKASAEKMTPVPEVDIEKVMAYAKQKGVKICLYYDRKKGDVPNEPLFNHYAGYGATAMKYGFHGNQAAFTRDAIQNAAKHKMLVNFHDGPCPMTGVERTMPNLISREYCHAQQDGRRAYTPEAFLKMAMVNALVGPMDQANGNFGIKSINAGERKKGPKKKNSYISTVVSEVARCLVVYTGLVTFPDAPEEYLKKADLFGFLKAMPATWDETRVPHAEMGEYITVVRRSGDTWFVGSVNDQKAKSLDIALDFLEPEKNYEATIYQDAPGAHGVKNPEVYVISKKTVKQGDVIAAQMASGGGHAMILRPVK, from the coding sequence ATGAACAAGATAATAACTATATTGGCGTGTATATCGTCGGTGATGCCTCTGGTCGCTGCCCCCATGGTGGTACAGTCGCCCGACGGGCAACTGTCGGTTTCCATTGAAGAAAAAAGCGGTGCGCTTTCCTACGCCGTTAAGAAAGGCGAAGATCTTTTGGTGTCGCCATCTTCGATAGAGATTTTCAAGGGAGCCGGGATGTCGGTGCTCAAGCACGGGGTCCGCGAGAACGACTCCACCTGGTCGCCTACCTGGGGCCAGTTCAGCAAGATCCGCGATCATTACCGCGAGCTGTCAATATCACTGATGGCTGGTAAAACCCCGGTGACCTTGCTCTGTCGTGTCCACAATACGGGTATCGGCCTACGCTTTGTGATGTCGGGGGAATCGAAGGGCGAGAAGATGGCTTTTTCCATGGGCTATCAATTGGCGGACCGCGGGATGCAGCACTACTGCGCCGCCGGTGAGAGTGGGGTGAGCGGGCCGATCAAGCTGACCGGGAGAAAGGGTTTTAAAGTGCCGCTGGTTTCGGACGGCAAAAAGGGAGGCGTGCTGGCACTGCTGGAATCGGATCTCTACTCGGCGGCAGGATTTGAAAGCATGGGTGTGAATCCCGGTGCCAAGGGGCAGGTGATGACCAGCTCTCGTCCTGTTACCTCAGTCGGCGCGGGGCATCTAACTCCCTGGCGCGTCATTCTCGTGGGTAACACACATGCGGATTTGATGGTTAATACCGTTGCCTTGAGCCTGGCGGCACCTTGTGCCCTCGAAGATGCAAGCTGGGTCAAACCCGGCAAGGGAATTTGGGACTGGCGTATCCATGGCTATGACAATGGCGACTTCAAATATGATATCGATACCCGCAGCTATCTTCGACAGATCGATTTCTGCGCCGAGCAGGGTATGGAATACCTGACCATTGACGACCACTGGTACAACAAGGCAAGCGCCGAGAAAATGACCCCTGTGCCCGAAGTCGATATCGAAAAAGTCATGGCCTATGCCAAACAGAAGGGTGTCAAAATCTGCCTCTACTACGATCGCAAGAAGGGTGATGTTCCCAACGAGCCGCTGTTCAACCATTATGCCGGTTACGGCGCGACGGCGATGAAATACGGTTTCCATGGGAATCAGGCGGCATTCACCCGGGATGCCATTCAAAATGCAGCGAAACATAAAATGCTGGTTAATTTCCATGACGGTCCGTGCCCGATGACCGGAGTCGAGCGCACCATGCCTAACCTGATTTCCCGCGAGTATTGCCATGCCCAGCAGGATGGTCGACGCGCCTATACACCGGAGGCCTTCCTGAAAATGGCAATGGTCAACGCACTGGTCGGCCCGATGGATCAGGCGAACGGCAACTTCGGAATCAAGAGCATCAACGCGGGTGAGCGTAAGAAGGGGCCGAAGAAAAAGAACAGCTATATTTCCACGGTGGTCAGTGAAGTGGCGCGATGCCTGGTGGTTTACACCGGTCTGGTCACATTCCCCGACGCACCGGAAGAATATCTTAAAAAAGCCGACCTGTTTGGCTTCTTGAAAGCCATGCCGGCCACATGGGATGAAACCCGTGTGCCGCATGCGGAGATGGGCGAATACATCACGGTCGTCCGACGTTCCGGTGATACGTGGTTTGTTGGTTCCGTAAATGACCAGAAGGCGAAGTCGCTGGACATCGCATTGGATTTTCTTGAGCCGGAAAAGAACTACGAGGCGACCATCTATCAGGATGCACCTGGTGCGCACGGAGTGAAGAACCCCGAGGTTTATGTGATCAGTAAAAAGACCGTGAAACAAGGTGATGTGATTGCCGCTCAGATGGCCTCAGGCGGCGGCCATGCAATGATCCTGCGACCTGTCAAGTGA
- a CDS encoding PEP-CTERM sorting domain-containing protein, with protein sequence MKKTIQTAPLGLLLGLGLVMQASAAITYVDVDPTNGGNTTLTTGGAITLGGNSGTDNNWRNRTDAGLLSNVLEASTGSASNTENVPILRTTISGLTDGQTYQIYGYWHSSSAWDVRLGLAEGSLTPYGGTSGNPGTAIANPNTYFANGGALGLPTSYATLRESYLGTATATGGGIIYAFVDDIPNGETGAGTNGSSGQGRTFFDGFGYQLVPEPSTVSMGAVALLALATRRRRNAS encoded by the coding sequence ATGAAAAAAACAATCCAAACAGCCCCCCTCGGTCTGCTGCTCGGCCTTGGCCTCGTCATGCAGGCCTCCGCCGCCATCACCTATGTGGATGTCGATCCCACAAACGGCGGCAACACAACGCTGACCACTGGCGGTGCCATCACGCTCGGCGGCAACAGCGGCACGGACAACAACTGGCGCAACCGCACAGACGCTGGCCTCCTCAGCAACGTGCTCGAAGCCAGCACCGGCAGCGCCAGCAACACAGAGAACGTGCCCATCCTCCGCACCACGATCAGCGGACTCACCGATGGCCAGACCTACCAGATCTACGGATACTGGCACAGCAGTTCCGCATGGGACGTCCGCCTCGGGCTTGCCGAAGGCTCCCTGACGCCCTACGGCGGCACCTCTGGAAACCCCGGCACCGCCATAGCCAATCCTAACACCTACTTTGCCAACGGTGGAGCGCTCGGACTGCCAACTTCCTACGCCACCCTGCGGGAAAGCTACCTCGGCACCGCCACAGCCACAGGCGGGGGCATCATCTACGCCTTTGTCGATGACATTCCCAACGGTGAAACCGGTGCCGGCACCAATGGCTCCAGCGGACAAGGCCGCACCTTCTTCGACGGCTTCGGCTATCAGCTCGTCCCCGAGCCGAGCACCGTCTCCATGGGGGCCGTCGCCCTGCTTGCGCTGGCCACACGCCGCCGCAGGAACGCCAGCTAA
- a CDS encoding family 43 glycosylhydrolase — MKKLYCLIMVMGAFVAQAGAAPAQTAKKATVTVTHSELTGIGKEKGVMRRDPSDVIKVGDLFYVWYSKGAISPGYDATIWYATSPDGHQWTEKGMALAKGKPGTWEGESVFTPNILVAEGRYWLFYTGVSKKYGKGYNPDSKIGIASSDSPDGPWQRGTANPVITNSRNKEDFDSHLIDDACLIVRDGKYWCYYKGRQLGKGPGQTQMGVAIAHKPQGPYIKHEANPVIPGNHEVLVWPQGKGVAAMIGTTGPEEITNTVQYAEDGIHFTKTHEVENGPWAGGAYRPEAFTGSGSGDLPQWGVEIGRAKGYLPFIHRFDCRLVPNE; from the coding sequence ATGAAGAAATTGTATTGTTTAATAATGGTTATGGGCGCATTCGTCGCGCAGGCGGGCGCTGCCCCTGCGCAAACAGCCAAAAAAGCCACCGTCACGGTCACCCATTCCGAACTCACCGGTATCGGCAAGGAAAAGGGTGTCATGCGCCGCGATCCGAGCGATGTGATCAAGGTGGGCGATCTTTTCTACGTCTGGTACTCGAAGGGGGCGATCTCTCCCGGATACGATGCGACCATTTGGTATGCCACCTCGCCGGACGGGCATCAGTGGACGGAAAAGGGCATGGCGCTCGCAAAAGGGAAACCTGGAACCTGGGAAGGGGAAAGTGTGTTCACACCGAACATCCTGGTTGCCGAGGGACGGTACTGGCTGTTTTACACGGGGGTTTCCAAAAAATACGGCAAGGGCTACAACCCGGATTCAAAAATTGGTATTGCGTCGTCGGACTCTCCCGACGGTCCATGGCAGCGTGGTACCGCCAACCCGGTGATCACAAACAGTAGAAACAAGGAGGACTTTGATAGTCATCTCATTGATGATGCTTGTCTGATTGTTAGGGATGGCAAGTACTGGTGCTATTACAAAGGACGGCAGTTGGGAAAAGGCCCTGGCCAAACGCAAATGGGGGTGGCTATCGCGCACAAGCCCCAAGGCCCGTACATCAAGCATGAGGCAAACCCGGTTATCCCCGGTAACCATGAGGTGCTGGTCTGGCCCCAGGGCAAAGGTGTGGCGGCGATGATTGGAACCACCGGTCCGGAGGAAATTACCAACACCGTCCAGTATGCGGAGGACGGGATTCATTTTACCAAAACCCACGAAGTTGAAAATGGCCCGTGGGCCGGCGGCGCCTACCGTCCCGAGGCGTTTACCGGGAGTGGTTCGGGCGATCTGCCCCAATGGGGGGTTGAGATCGGCAGGGCCAAAGGCTACCTTCCATTCATCCACCGTTTTGATTGCCGCCTCGTCCCCAACGAATAA